The genomic region CACCAGCAGGGACGCCATCAGCAACCGGGGGCGCGCCTGGGCGGCGCTCAGGTGCGGCAGCTCGGCCGTGACGACGGGCGTCAGCAGCGCGAAGAGGGGCTCGACGGCGTCGGCGATGGTGTCGGCGCCGCGTCCCCCGTGGACCACCTCGGTGACCACGGTCACCAGCAGGTCGCGGTCGGGCTCGGGCAGGTCGCGGAGCACGGTGAAGAGCGCCGTGACCGCGCTGCCGTGCTCGGCGGTGGCCTGTAGCAGGGGCGCGCCCAGCGTGCGGGTGAGGTCGGCGTAGAACGCGCGCAGCACCGCGTCGTACAGCTGCTCCTTGCTGCCGTAGTGGTGCAGCACCGTGGGGGCGCGCACACCGGCTGCGCGCGCGATGTCCGCGAGGGAGGCCTCCTCGAAGCCCTTGGCCGCGAAGGCCGCGCGCGCGTGGCGCAGGATGCGCGCCGCCGTGGGCTCTCGGGCGGGGTCTTTGCGGGGACGGGCCACGCGTGCCGTGTACCACGCGTGGCGGTCGGTGGCGCCGTGACGAGGAGCTTCTGAGAACGCGCGGGCAGGGGCTTGA from Sandaracinaceae bacterium harbors:
- a CDS encoding TetR/AcrR family transcriptional regulator, encoding MARPRKDPAREPTAARILRHARAAFAAKGFEEASLADIARAAGVRAPTVLHHYGSKEQLYDAVLRAFYADLTRTLGAPLLQATAEHGSAVTALFTVLRDLPEPDRDLLVTVVTEVVHGGRGADTIADAVEPLFALLTPVVTAELPHLSAAQARPRLLMASLLVLFAVPSARTPPGLERLRKLVWAEPGDALPLALGLLAPPGGD